The nucleotide window TTTCTCAAATTTCTTCATCCCTGGCTGTCCTTCCATTTCTCAAATTTCTTCATCCCTGGCTGTCCTTCCGTTTCTCAAATTTCTTCATCCCTAGCTGCTTTCTCCTTTCAATGCCTTTCTTTTATCCTGGTTCATCTCTCAAGTTTTGTGCTGTACTTTGTTGTTGCTACTTAAGTTTCGTGCCTCAGTGTTGTGGCACTAAGCCTTCTGAACCCTTGTAGTTTCTCTGCCTTTTTACTTTTggcacaattttattttttgcaaggAAGTATTCTTGCCTTGAAAAGTAATTATCTATGGAATTATAGATCCATCTCATCTCTGATTAGGTTTCCTCTGAACCTAATGCCTCACTTGGTTTTCCTTCTGAGCTTATTTAACTCATTGCTGCTTTGCTCTATATAAGATGTTATCGTTAACGTTAGCATTTATTATGAAGATCATTGGTATGAGAAGTAACAGATGTTCAGTTACCAAAGTTCATTACTTGAAGGACTACAACATGTAATGATATCTTTCTGGATTATTACCTGCATAAATGTAAAGAAGATTTCACTGACTTCAATCGGTtgcttaaaataatataaattaatagttccttttttcttttccagaCAGATGATTTGCAAGATCATATCATTATTTGTGGATTTGGTCGCGTTGGCCAGGTTTTGCCCCCTGCTTTCATGAATTAGTTAATTGATCATTTGACAAATCATTGTCAAACTTTGGAAAAATGAAGCTATCCATCCCAGCTTCTGTCTGTTGAGTTAGTTTTCATCTTAACAGATCATTGCCCAACTTCTCTCCGAGCGACTGATTCCGTTTGTTGCGCTTGATGTGCGAAGGTATGATTCTCTTTTTGCTCACATTCAACTGGTTTCAGATCCTGTGGGTTTAGTGAAGGttagaattttatatatttttcacaaCTTATCTCTCAACAGCACCTCCACTATCAACTACTCTTAAAAGTCACCAACCTTTATATCTAACCAGATGCAAGAACATGGTTTTCCTTTATAAGATATTATGCTGTAGAGAATGTTTTACCCCTGAGGAAACAGAGCCAATGAGTAACTATTATCAAGTTTCATGACTTCCCAATGGTTTATGATATTCTCATTATATATGAGTTGTAGTATTTTTTTGCAAGTTTTTTATGATATAGCATCTCAGTGCAATGTTGAAATAGAAACTGAACAACTGAAAATCAGAAGatgccaattttttttagaatcgTTATTTAAAGATATTTATTCTTTGCAATTTGTTATTCCCTCCAGCTTATATGACAATCTTACTATTTTGGGACATCCCAAATTGTTTGATATGTTCCGTTGTTACTCTATACAACTTTCAGGAGTTCAAATACTTTTACTAGTTAAATTTTAAAGCTTGatgtaatattttttcaatcaaaCCAATTTTCTGCCCACTTAATTGACTATTTTGTTAAAATACTCAAGTAAAAATGACATCTTAcctctaccccacaaaggtagggtTTGCGTACATCCACCCTCCCTAGgctccacttgtgggattacatcgggtatgttgttgttactCAAGTAAAAATGACATCTTAAAGACTCAAACTTGGTGTCCTATCAAACATCATTATACAAAATGAGGTAGAAGGAAGTTTTATTAGGTAGTATAATAATTCAGTCATGAAAGCAAGCAATGAAATTGACTTATATAGTTTGTTAATTGTGAGTCATCAGTCATCATCCGCTTTTAGGATTTTAAagtaaaagtttatttttctgTATCTATATACATGTTCACATTCATGCATGCATCAAAGGAATAACAATGAAAGAGAAGAGGACGATGGCTTCCCAAAAGAGTGCCGCAGTGCCAAGCTGGAGAATTGAGGAAATTGAACCAGATTGTAGTAGTCTTTTAATGAACTATTAGATTATTTTTACAAATCAGATTTGAATATTTGAATGTTAATCAAAGGCCAAACAGATAGATAGCCCCTTAAAACTTGTCACAAATTTTCATAAGAGACCTAGAGTAAGGCTTGTAAaattgtacctattgaacacctgaTCCATTTTTAAACTGTGTCCTATCAGACACATTGCTGACATGGCATGATGTGTGTAAGGCATTTTGACATGGCATGATCCATGTTTAAGAGCGTAAAAGgcattttgaataaaaataaatctctcTTCTTCATTCTCTTTCCCTGCCACCACCTCCTCCCCCATCCCAGCATCACCATAATGGCTTTACTCTTCCCCTTCCCCTTCTCCCTCTGCCACCACCTCCACACCAGATTTGTGTCTTCCGTTCTGCTTTCTCTCCTCACTACTGCAACCAATCCCCACCACCAGAAAGAAActtcaaaaaggaaaagaagtgtGAGAGTTAGAAGGGAGAAGAGAGATCGTCAGAGTTGGTTTGAGCAATTCTGCTGtaaatttcaaccaaaattaTCTATCATTACCTTGAATGGAAACCAATTCTAATCTAACCAGAGAGTAAAGGAGATTTGAGGCTACAAGCTGAAGATTCTAGTTGAGCAAAAACAAAGCAACCAAGATACCATGGTGGCTAAAGTCAAATTACCAACGAATCCTTGAATTCGTTCAATGAATTTATGAACTGTGTAAGTGTATGGGCGGATATGAAATCAAAGAAATTCATTTCCACAACTAAAACCACCATGAAAGAAGCTTTCGAAGCAACTGGCCCTGAGCAAATATAAATGGGTATTAGAGTTTCCTTATATGTTGGAGTTTTGATTGTGATTGGATCTTGAATATCACCATATTCATCCTGGAGTACTTTTCAGTAGTTGATTATAAGAGCATCAACAAGCTGAGTTTAACTTTATTATTGTATCTAAAGAAATCTTGGGAAGGGGGTGTGCAGGAGATGTTGTTCACTTATATTATCCAATTATTATCATGGTGTtcgtcttaataaatgttttttataataaatgCAGTGAGCGTGTTGCAGTTGGTCGTGCACTTGACCTTCCTGTATACTTTGGTGATGCTGGTAGCCGAGAGGTAAACCAAATTTCTGAACTTACAAATATGGTGtggatattttattttgacattCTGATTCTCGATTTCTAGGTTCTTCATAAAGTTGGAGCTGAAAGAGCATGTGCTGCTGCAATAACATTAGATACTCCTGGTGCAAATTACAGAACTGTTTGGGCCTTGAACAAGTACTTTCCcaatgtgaaaacatttgtaCGTGCTCATGATGTGGATCATGGCCTTAATTTAGAGAAAGCTGGAGCAACAGCGGTATCTTTCTTATTCTAATTTCTGCTATTGATCTTTTTGTTGGAAACTTCGTTCATGTTGGTTGCACTTAGGATTCTCTGGATAACATCAGGATTCTGAGCCTTGAAATATTTATACATTTGCTGTTGTATTAACATTGTGCTACAGTGACATCTCTAGTTGTaacttattatgcatgaaagAGGGAATAGTTGGATAAATGATGAACAATGCATAAATTGAGGtggataaatgtttttacaggTTGTGCCCGAGACCTTGGAACCAAGCCTGCAGTTGGCCGCTGCTGTCCTTGCACAAGTAAGTAGATTTGATAGATTGGATAGAGATCTGTTCTACTCTATATTTGAGCATTCTTGATGGGTTGTTGGATCTTGTGATGCAATAATCTATCCTTTGCATCTCGACCTCCTTGTAGTTGGCTTTTGACATTCTTTAACCATTCCTTGagtgaaacaaataaaattctGAGTATATATTATATCTTCTAGGCTAAGCTGCCAATGTCGGAGATAGCAGCAACAATCAACGAGTTTAGGTCCCGCCACCTCTCTGAGCTTACTGAGGTAAATTATACTTGCACTACTTGTCTTTGCATTTGGAGTGTTGCTAGAGGTTGCATCCGTTTCAGATTTTGTTAGATATTTAATACAAATACACTTGATTTTGTTTTGCAGCTATGTGAAACTAGCGGAAGTTCTCTAGGCTATGGTTTTTCTCGTGTGGTGAGTAAAGCCAAAGCTCCGCCCTCAGACTCATCGGATGAGAACCAAGTCAGTGAAGGAACACTAGCAATATGATACCCATTAGAAGAAACAAGAATCTGCATTGCTTGGACCTACAACCAAAAACGAAGGGCAATAGAAGGGAAGATAGTCCTTATAAGTGTATAGTGTTTTTAGTTAACCCCCATTTTTAAAAGAATGTACAGAAGTATAGCAAGCAAGAAGCTATGCAGGAGAGCAAATTTCTTTTATGGCAAAACCACTAGGTGATAGACCTTTTAATTGCTTTGGTTCGaaaagtttttgtttttgcatttcAGGATATAAGGTCATCCAGGTAGTTTGCATCGATATAGTTGAATGTATGCAAAAGCTACGTGGAATATTCTTGCATATCAAAAAGAAAGGATGCCTTtctggaatatttttttttcaagtatatGATGGGAACCActgaaaattaaaagtttttttttttgtccaaaATAATTCTGGAGGAGATTAGCCTTTAGATTTCTTTTTTAACTGAGAGTATAACTTTGTTCTGCTGtgtgttttgaattttttttaccttatagATGTAGTAGTTTCCAAAAcctactttttaattttttatcataGGTTGTTTTGGGTAATTAGATTATAAATTTAGAGCTCGTTTGGATActttcaagtaaaaaataaaaaaagtagggGAAAtctacttttagttttaaacatattttaacCTTGCTAGATATTTCCAAAATCTAAAATTAACTTAAGTACTCCATTCATTAAGAAAAAGATCAAAGTTAATTGTacttaataaaaaatgataggAACTGAATTAAAATTTAGCTATAACCGAGGGACCAACAGTACAATTAAGCCAAATCTGAAAAGAAACTCCTTTTTCtgattaaaaattaaatggtCCAAAACCCTACGGCAaaaaatctaaaaccccaaACACAAAAAACGGTGCAAGCATAGGGCTGAGACTTAGAGCTCAACTTCATCTTCTTTGTCGGAAAATGGCGTCATCTCCGATAACAATGATGAAGATGAAGTTAAACAACTGCTCACCGCCGTCAACCGCCGCCGCAGCTCGGTTTTTACCACTTCTTGGGCCCCACCAAATTCGCTTCCGTTCCTCTCTGGCTCTCTTTCACAACCCATCTTTTCCCAGAACCATCATCACTCGTTCAACGTTTTCCTCTTCCTCCATCATCACTGGTAAATTCTTTTACTTTGCAATTCCCAAGCTTTTAAGTTGCTTTGTAAGTATATCTTTGTTTGGAATATGGATTTGTAAAAAGGGTAAAGgtagtacatttttttttggcGAATGAACTAGATATTGAGGAATTGACAATACATAAAATCTATGTTTTCAGTGAAGTTATAATATTGGCAAGCTGTTTAGGCGTGATGTTAAGAATCTTAAGCTAGAAGATGACCAAACAAGGATTCAGAGATCTAAAATGGGATTAATTGATGGTATAGGTATTAAAAGTCCAGACCTTTACTAAATAAACGATCTCTGTAAGCTGTTTAATTGGTCAGAGAGATATGTctacaattttttaaacttcAGTATTCTTAGGTAAGTTGGTTGAGAATTTCACGCACTTGAAGTGTTTGGTCCTTGGCTCATAGTTGGGCCTTTTTCCTTTTAACGCCATTGTTTTACTCTGGATTTTTTCTTGCATGTTCCCCAACTGTCTGGTTTCGTGGCAttgttggtttggtttgacGGACCTACCTTTtaaagatttttgaattatttgcaTTGCTGTGCAGCTGCAATGGCTAGTGAGGCATCGGTAAAAGTGATTGATGGGAAAAAAGTTGCAAAAGATGTCAGAGATGAAATAAATGCCGAAATAACTAGGATGAAAGATTCGATTGGTGTTGTTCCTGGCCTGGCAGTTATACTTGTTGGGGATAGGAAAGATTCTGCAACTTATGTTCGCAACAAGAAAAAAGCTTGTGAAACTGCTGGGATCAAATCCTATGAAGTGTGTTTGCCTGAGAACTCAACAGAAGAAGAAGTTCTCAAGTATATTTCAGACTTCAATGATGATCCTATGGTTCATGGAATTCTTGTTCAGCTACCATTACCTTCGGTATGCTACTAAacctttttgtcttttattgcTGAATTTTCTTAGAGTTAAGAATGTTTGACGTTCGACTTCATCTGGATTAGTTTTATCCAAGATGGATATGGATGAGTTGTGTTCCCAGAATCATGTCTAAATTGTTACTGTTGGATCTCCCTTGTCATTTTTTTGTTACTGTTGTATGAATTGGATCTTAAGAGAGAGAAACTGCTGATCTATATCAGTTCAGTTTCTCAGATAGTACACTGTGACATCATTTGTGGTTGCTAATCAACAAGATACCCTGTATAGTCCCACAAGTGGAGTTTGGGGAGGGTGggatgtacgcagaccttaccctacCGTTGTCGTAttgagaggttgtttccgatagaacCTAGCTCAAGAAATCATTTTTAAGAACATGATTTGAAAGGAATGCAAGAGTAAAAAGATATGACGAGAATATTGAAGAATGAGAAGTAATGACTCAAAAAATATTAGAGATAACCAAAGTTAATCAGATTGTTAATTTGGTGCTTCATAAAACTAGTCCTCAGCAGATTTGATCTTTGTAGTAACAGTAATCACAGTTAATCAGATCATGTTCATGTATGATAAAGAGAAAATACTCTATGTTATGGATGAGTTTATAGATCAATGATATATCTCAAAGCTATTCCACTTCTGATAGAGTTGATATCTTTCTAGACCTTTATCTTCTAATTTGAATTGTGTCTTCATCAACTTTGGATCAGCATATGGATGAGGAGAAAATCCTACATGCTGTTTGCATTGAGAAGGATGTAGATGGATTCCACCCACTAAATATTGGCCAGCTTGCGATGCGAGGTAGAGAGCCCTTATTTGTCCCCTGTACACCCAAAGGATGCATTGAGCTTCTTCATCGGTACAATGTGGAAATCAAGGGGAAAAAAGCGGTTGTCATTGGCAGGAGCAATATAGTTGGAATGCCTGCTGCCTTGCTGCTGCAGGTAATAGTCTAATAAACAGTGATCTTCTTGTGAGAGAGCCTTTTTTCTGATAGCATTGCATTGAGCTCTTAGTCTCTTATAATTATGTGTATTTCTTTTGTCCTTTCCAATGTTTCTTCCTATTCTTACACTAGAGGGAAGATGCCACCGTCAGCATTGTTCATTCCAGAACCAAGAACCCAGAGGAGATCACAAGACAAGCAGATATCATAATAGCAGCTGTAGGGAAACCAAACATGGTTAGAGGTAGCTGGATCAAGCCTGGGGCAGTAATTATTGATGTCGGGATTAATCCTGTGGAGGTGTGAAAGCTATATACTGTTTTCTTCTAATTGTCATCCTTGTGATTATGCAgtaatttttgtgtgttattgtGCCTTTCCCAGCATGCTCTTCAAATAAATATGATAGAATTGCTAGTTCAAGGACCACTTTAAGAAtgtagtaattattattttttgtttaacaatATTCCCATCACAGCGATACAccccaaaagaaagaaaaaacagaaaCAATTTCCCTATAGTGGAATGCATGTTTGCCTTCTGATTTCCCTAGATGAGTGCTGATTTTATTCTGTCCAACAGGATGCTACAAATCCTCGAGGCTATCGATTAGTTGGAGATGTTTGTTATGAGGAGGCCATCAAGGTTGCTTCAGCTATTACTCCTGTTCCTGGAGGAGTTGGGCCCATGACTATAGCAATGCTTCTCTCCAATACTTTGTTATCAGCAAAGCGAATTAACAACTTCAAGTGAGATTTTGAAGTTCAGTAGTCTAACCAGGTGGACCATATTGTTGAGCTTCTCAGCTGTTTTTACTGCCTCTTAGTCGGCATGTATCTGCCTTTATGAGCTTGTAGTGTGAAAACTAACTTTAGGGAACAAAGGATCTAAACGATCTTCAACTCGAGGGACAATGATAAGCTACCTAAGAGGTGCAGTCAAAGCTGGATACCATGACATACTTTATAGAGTTTGGTAGGGAATAAGGTCTGATGGCGGAAATCAAGTCTTAGGTGAAACAAGCTCGCCCGCTATGGTTTGATTGCACATTTTAATCCCTTTTTTCCTTTCGGATTGTTGTCGTCAGTTGTTGAGTGGTCTGACTGAAGCTCTTGTACTCAGAACAATTGTATATGTGCTATTAGCTGTAAGGTTTGTTCAACATATATGCAGATTCATATCATTTGAGTAAAACATGATGCTGGTAAAAACACTTCTTTGAACTTTCAAGAATGTAGCACTATGACTAATTTTACATCCATGCATTTGCAGTGCTTTTATtccttcaaataaaataaaatgttctaCTGATATAAAATATGGATCTTCATTGTTATTTTTTACCCACCTTTTCACCTCTgatcagatttttttttaccaaattgaCAGTCGTTCCTTATTGTGTATTTCTTACGtccttttaaggaaaaataataatggaAGGAGTGCTGCTGATTCAAACGTTTGTTTTCTGGTTATAGTGAATTTGctacaatttttaaataatacatacaaatgtaattttttctttgttcagCTCCAAGACTCATGACATTACCAGttcaaaaattcatttcaaACATCCTAAGCCAAAAGTTTGATAGATGCTTTCTATTATATCTTGACCATATTgattgtactccctccgtctcaaaTTGTATGGTGATTTCTAAAACGTTTAAGTCATTCACAGTCTCCTGAAGTTGTGTGCAATTCGCTTAGACACTTCAACTCAACATTGTACCTATTAGACACTCCAATAtcaatatatacatacatatcaAACACTAACATACAATTAGTTCATCAATTTagaatttagttaatttttaaaacGAAATTTAGAATTATAAATTCAAGTTTTTGATTTTCTAACTTTTAAGAGAAGTTTGTCTAATATTTTAGGAGAGTTAATTTAACTATTCAAatcttatattaataatataaatataaataaagttcTTAACAATAAGATCTATGGCAGTGTATTATAAACACATAGCTAAAATCCCCTTTACTTGAAATAACCTTTGtcaatataaataaacaatattATTAACCTATGGAAAACCTAAAAATTATAGGTTAAAACTCTCTGTTATAGCTGTGTGTATTTAAAAGGATTCTCTATTAATtctgatatttttatttatattttaaaaaaaactctcCGTTAAAAATCTAAAGGATTCTTTGttaaaaagatttaattttttagaacAATTCTGATAGAagtttaaactattttatttttgcaatttGCTTCACAGCTCACCCAACATTGTAGCTGGAAATATCGGCAGAACAGAGCTGTTGACTATTCATGTGTTCTAACTATGGTAAGattactaaatataatataatatttaattgataaatcaattgtcttaattttaatatatattttttaattgcaGAATAATGGCTTAAGTGAGCACTTGAAAGATGAAGTCCAaatctttatgttttaaatgaCCTCTATTTCCGCAACTTATAGGTGAGCCACAATGAGGTCCATTATTGTGACCATTACCCAATCATTACCCATTTGGGTAATGATTGCGATATTCACCTTAGAGGTGAGCATTATTTAGGTCTCTTATGGTAACCATTATCCAAATGGGTAATGGTTGCAACCACATCTTTTAACCCACGACCCCAAACACCAAAATCAAATGGTTAACCAACACACCATCAACTATTAATGTTTAATAGTGTCATTTTATTATACATAACCCTTTATACATAGTATtaatatatagtaaaaaaattcGAAGAAGGCGTGTCGCTTGACACACCTTCGCCTaatgtgggtccgcccctgagTTGGGTAATGGTTGGGATATTAGATTTCCTTTGGGTGAA belongs to Solanum stenotomum isolate F172 chromosome 1, ASM1918654v1, whole genome shotgun sequence and includes:
- the LOC125849993 gene encoding bifunctional protein FolD 4, chloroplastic, with amino-acid sequence MASSPITMMKMKLNNCSPPSTAAAARFLPLLGPHQIRFRSSLALFHNPSFPRTIITRSTFSSSSIITAAMASEASVKVIDGKKVAKDVRDEINAEITRMKDSIGVVPGLAVILVGDRKDSATYVRNKKKACETAGIKSYEVCLPENSTEEEVLKYISDFNDDPMVHGILVQLPLPSHMDEEKILHAVCIEKDVDGFHPLNIGQLAMRGREPLFVPCTPKGCIELLHRYNVEIKGKKAVVIGRSNIVGMPAALLLQREDATVSIVHSRTKNPEEITRQADIIIAAVGKPNMVRGSWIKPGAVIIDVGINPVEDATNPRGYRLVGDVCYEEAIKVASAITPVPGGVGPMTIAMLLSNTLLSAKRINNFK